The sequence TTGCTCAGATCCGGCACGTCCCGAGCGAAGCCCGCTTCCTTGTTGAGCTGCGCGTACTCTCCCAGGGTGGTCAGGTTGATGTCCCACGTGACCTTCGTGCGGGCCAGCGCCTTGAACAGTTCGTTCGCGTTCGGCCGCTTGCCCGTGAACGTGTAGATCTGATCCGCGATGGCCTTCTGCGCGCCCGCGTTGCTGCCCTGAATGAAGGCGATGGCGGCCAAGTGACCCCTGAGCAGCCCCTTGACCGTGTCGGGATTCGCGGCGGCGTACTTCGTGTTCACGGTCAGCACCGTGGTCGTGTAATTTCCACCCGCCCAGATGGCCTTCTCGTTCGCCACGAGCTTCGCGCCCTGCGTTTCCATCACGGCGCCCCAGGGCTCCTGCACCAGCGCGGCATCGACCTGTTTGCTGGCGAAGGCGGCGGGCATGTTCGCCGGATCGATGGGCACGATGGTCACGGCGCTCCCGTTCGCGCCCGCCTCGTCGCTGGCCTTCAGGCCATTCTCGTGCAGCAGGTGGCGCAGGCTGATGTCCTGCGTGCTGCCGCGCGTGGGCACCGCCACCTTCTTACCCGCCAGGGCCTTCACGTTCCGGATGCCGGTGTCGCCACGTGCCACCAGCACCGCGCCCGCATTGGCCGCCCCGGCGATGACCTGGATGGGCACGCCGCGCATGAAGGCGTTCATGGCAGGCCCAGGACCCACGTACGCCGCGTCGATGGCCCCGGCCGCGTACGCCTCGTTGACCTGACTTCCGTTCGCGAACTCCGTGACGACCAGCTTCACGCCGTCCGGCAGGTTCTTCTGGATCAGGCCACGCTGCACGCCGACCAGCGCGGCCGCGTGTGTCACGTTCGGGAACACGCCCAGGCGCAGTTCCCTGGCCTGCTGGGCACTGGCGCTGGCGATCAGGGAGAGGGTCAGGAGGGGAAGGAGGACTCGCTGCATGCGGTGGAGCATAGCAGAGCAGTTGAGCAAGATTATCAACTAGAGCCCGAAGTCTGGCGTTCACTAGGAAGTCACGCGACGGTCACGGCCTGGAGCCTACGGTGCGGGCGGAAGCGGAGGCGTCCGTCCGAATTCCACCGCTTCGCCGGAGGTACCGTCATGCTGAAGAGCGTCAGGTTCACCCTGCTGGTTCTGGTCTTTGTGGGCTCGTATGCCGCGTCCCGCGTGAAGTCCCGGCTGTTCGACCGCGCTGGAATCATCGGCGCAGCGAGACGGGGGCGCAGGCGTCGACGCTGCCCACGGCCCCGACCCATCCTGTGACCGTCGAATTCGACTCGGGTACGGCCGCCGATGCCGACTGTGAGCAGGACTGACGTCACCAGCAGTGTGGTTCGGTGGCTCCGGGCTCAGTCCGCCCGATCCAACAACCGCCGCAGCAGCGCCAGTTGCGCCACGTGGTAGGCGTTGTGATCCGCGACCACCAGGAACTCTCGCAACCACGTCTGCCCGCCGGCCCCCACGCCGTTCGGCACCACGGCCAGCAGGTCGGTCGCCGGGTCGTCCAGCAACGCGATCAGGGCGTCCATGTCCGAATGGAAGGCGGCCACCTGCGCGTCCCACTCGCGGGCGGAGCTTTCCGGATCGTGCGGCCAGTACCCGTCCGGCCAGTTCGTATGCCCGTAGGTCTCGTCGCGCACGAAGTCCAGGATGTCGCGCTGCGTGAAGCGCAGGTGCCACAGGATCTCTGAGGCCGAGTAGGGAAGTCCGTGGAGGCGCTCCCCGGCGCGGGCGGTCGGAAAGTCCTTCAGCACGTCGTCCAGCATCCCGTGCGCCTGTGGGCTGGTCAGCAGCGCGCGGACGTGGGCGCGCAGGGCGGCGTCGGCCTCGGGGGTCAGTACACTAGTCATCCCCGGACTTTAATCCTATCCCGTGAGCGAGCTCCCGTAATTCCCCACCGACCGCTGGTAACGCGGCAGGTGTGGCGCCAGGGCCGATAGGGCCAGCGACAGGGCTTCGCGTTCCCGACCCAGGTCAGCCAGGGTGAGGGCCAGAAAGGCCGCGACGGCGTCGTCCAGCTCATCCGAGGGGTGTTCGCGCTCCGCCGACAGCAGGCGCAGACTTTCCTGGGCACCTCCGATGTTCCGCAGCGAACTGGACAGCTGGATCACCGCCCGGCGTCGCCGGATTCCGGTCAGGCCCGCGGCCAGCGCCGCGCGGTACAGCGGCACCGCCCGGTCGGCATGCCCGGTCGAATCCTGCGCACACGCCCGCTCGAAGAGTGCGGCGGCATCCCCGTCCGGCCGCTCGGCAGCCAGCGCTTCGATCCGCGAAACGAACTCCTCGTCCGGCAGGTCGTCGAGTTTCGTTCACAGCGCGGTCACGCGCGTATACCAGTCGGAATCGTGTGTCATGGAGGCACCTTAGCGGCGTGACAGGTCGGGCGCATCCGCCGCATGGCCAGTGAGAAAGGGGGCACGTCTGTGCCGCAAGTCTTCTCTGCTCTTCTAAGAATTTGTAAGTCTACTACAACCAGCAGTAGATAGAGTTAAGATTGGTGAGTCCGCCTCCGCTGAGGCCACAGGATAACTCGACCATGGATTGGGTGCATTTTGTATGACCGCTAAACAGACTCATTTACTTAATCTTGAAGACTATAGAATACTAGTCGCAACGTGGATAATGTCTTGCAATGACCAAATTCCAATGATGACTTATAAGGGTATTGCAAAAAGACTTGACGTAAATGAACAAAAAGTGATCTCTCTGATCAAAGAATACCCGGAATTGTTTAGGCAGAGAACGCCAAATAGTATTACGCAGTTTTGGAAAGATCAGATGAAGACTGGAAATCTCCTACCTGCATGGATTCGCGATATAGATACCAACATTGAGCGAGAAAAGGCCATCCAGGAACTCACCTCAGACGATATATTCAGATCGCAGTTTCGGACGAAACGCGACTCTCCGGCCTCAGAGATGGAGATTTTAAAATGGGGCCTGGAGTATTTGAAGAGTATGAGAGATATAAATAATGATCAGCTAAAAGAGCGACGTGACGTTCGAAATCAAGCCACAACTCTAATCATAACGGCCATTAGTTCATTTCTTGGCCTTTTAATTTCTATTGCATCACTAGTTGTAAACAGCGGCAAGTAATTCTAATGCTTGCCGTTGACACTCTGAGTCGTGCTCAGTACTGCCGCCCGAAGATCACGCGTTTGCCGTACGCGCTCGGCTTCCCGCAGCGCACACAGGTTCCCTCACCTTTCTCGCTGAAGAACTCGGCATCGTCCAGGGGGATGTTGCGGGTGGTGGCCTTGGTGTCGTCCTTGATGGCCTTCTCGCAGTCGGCGTCGCCGCAGTGGTACGCGCGCACCCAGTTCCCGGCCTCGATGGCCGTCTTGAACGCGTCGTAGTCGTTCACGTCCAGCGTGTGGGCCAGCATGTAGTCCGTGGCGCGGGCCAGCAGCCAGTCGTGGATTCCGTCCAGACGGGCGGTCATGCCGCTGACGGCGTTGGCACGGTTCAGCGTTTCCTTCTCGTCGCCGTTGCGGTTCTTGACCACGACCACGCCACTCTCCAGGTCGCGGGGGCCGAGTTCCACGCGCACTGGTACGCCCTTGAGTTCCCAGTCGTTGTACTTGAAGCCGTTCGTGACGCCATCGCGTTTGTCCACCTTCACGCGGAGGCCCTGGGCGCGCAGTTCGGCGGCCAGCTTCTCGCCCTCGGCGACCATCTCGTCGAAGTTGTCCTTGCGGCCCACCGGGATCACCACGACCTGCACGGGCGCGATGCGGGGCGGCATGATCAGCCCGAAGTCGTCGCCGTGCGTCATGATGATCGCCCCGATGATCCGGCTGGAGATGGCCCAGGACGTGGTATGCGCGAATTCTTCCTTCTGTTCGCGGGTCTGGTACTTGACCTCGAAGGCCCGGCTGAAGTTCTGGCCCAGGTAATGGCTGGTGCCGCTCTGGAGGGCTTTGCCGTCGCGCATCATGCCCTCGATGCTGTACGTGGCGACCGCCCCGGCGAACCGCTCGGAGGCCGTCTTCTCGCCACGCACCACGGGCAATGCGAGCACGTCGCGGCAGAACTCGTGGTACAGGTCGAGGATCATCCGCACCTCGGCGCGGGCCTCGGCCTCGTCGGCGTGCGCGGTGTGACCCTCATGCCAGTAGAACTCGCTGGTTCGCAGGAACGCCTTGGTGCGCAGTTCGGCGCGGAACACGCTGCCCCACTGGTAGTGCAGGAACGGCAGGTCGCGGTAGGAGTTCAGCCAGCCAGCCCACATGTGCCCGATGATCGTCTCGGACGTGGGACGCATGACATAGGGCTCGGCCAGCACCTCGGTGCCGATCTTGTTCACGGTGAACAGTTCCGGCGCGAAGCCCTCGACGTGATCCGCTTCTTTCATGATGAAGCTCAGGGGGATCAGGGTGGGGAAGACCAGCGACTCGTGGCCGCTCGCCTTGAAGCGGTCGTCGAGCCAGCGCACGATGTTCTCCCACAGGGCCGAGCCGTAGGGCCGCACGACCATCGCGCCCGCCACCGGCGAGTTGTCGGCCAGATCCGCCTTCTTGACGACCTCGTTGTACCAGTCGTTGAAATCCACGCTCTGGGGCGTCACGCCGTACTGCTGCGCCTTCTTGTCCTGCCCCTTGCCCTTGCTGCCGTCGCTAGTCATCACCGGCCATGATACCGGCGGTGGCTGGATAAGGGGTCTCTCAAGGTCTCGTAACACGAGTCTGAACCCGGCAATCACCTGATTGCCCCGTTCGGCGCCAACACTGGCGACATGACGCAGAACCAGGCCGGAGAAATCACAGACCGCATCGCCCAGGATCTCAAGGAGCGTCTCGCTAAGGACGGCGAGCACCTCCAAGTGAAGGACGTGAATGGTGAACACGTCGGAACCGTCGATCATCTCGACGGCGACCAGCTCAGACTTACGAAGTCCGACTCGGCCGATGGGCAGCACCACATGGTGCCCCTGTCGCAGGTCGAGAGCATGGACGACGTGGCCGTCTACCTGAACGTCGAGCACAGCGCCATCGCCTGAGCATCGGCAAGCTCATCCGGACATGCCGCCCTGTGAGATTGCGGCGTGCTTTCATGTCGCGCAGTCCCGTCATGCCTGCCACGCACCGATCCGCCTTCAGGGACTTCAGGTCGAGTCCGTGATCCTCGCCGGCCAGCAGATGGATTGCGGCCTCGGCGAAATCCAGGGTCTAGTGAAGCCGGACGACCAGTCTGGCCTCTTCCCATGGGCACGCTCGACTTGCCCGGTCAGCCGTTGCGCATGCGTCCGGGCAGTTCACGGACGATGTCACGCAGGACGACCAGTACTTCGAGGCCCAGCCCGCGCGCCCAGCGGTAGATGCGCAGTTCGCTGCCACACCAGCAGATCCAGCCGTCGTCATCGATCAACACCGAACCCGGCCCCACCTTGGCCCGTGGAACCCGTTCCAGATTTCGCCGTATGCTGGGGGCCATGCTGAATTCAGAGCTGGGAGCTCAGCTCCGGCTGGCCTTCGACGACGATCGTGACGCCGATACCTTCCTCATGCGCCTCGACCGCTACGGGCCGGAGCTGGTCGCCAGCCTGCGGGCCGTGTATGGCGACCGTACCGACGCGCTGCTCGACACCCTGATTCCTGTGCTGCTCCACGCCTTCCACACCCGCCCGGCCGACCTGAAACGGCTGGACGAGGCGCGGCTCCTGCGCCCGGACTGGCTGCAGGGCCCGGATGTAGTCGGGTACGTGGCGTATACCGACCGGTTTGCCGGCACCCTCAAGGGCGTCGGCCAGCATCTCGATTACCTCCAGGGACTCGGCGTGACCTATCTGCACCTGATGCCGCTGCTGAAACCCCGCGACGGCGAGAACGACGGTGGCTACGCCGTGCAGGACTACCGCGCCGTCCGCGACGATTTGGGCACCATGGACGACCTGTCGGCGCTGGCCCGCGATCTGCGGGCACGCGGCATCAGCCTGGTGCTCGATCTGGTGCTGAACCACGTGGCGCAGGAGCACGAATGGGCGGTGAAGGCCCGCGCGGGCGACCCCGCATTCCGCGACTACTTCTACCTGTACCCGGACCGTACGCAGCCCGACGCCTTCGAGAAGACGCTCCCGGAGGTCTTCCCGGATTTCGCGCCCGGCAACTTCACGTGGAACGAACCCGCGAAGGCCTGGGTGTGGACGACCTTCAACACCTACCAGTGGGACCTGAACTGGAGCACCCCCGCCGTCTTCCAGGAGTTCGTGGACATCATCCTGCACCTCGCCAACCGGGGGGTGGAGGTCTTCCGCCTGGACGCGATCGCCTTCATCTGGAAGCGGCTGGGCACCGACAGCCAGAACCAGCCGGAAGTGCATCACCTGACCCGCGCCCTGCGCGCCTGCGCGCGGATCGTGGCCCCGGCCGTGGCATTCAAGGCCGAGGCGATCGTCGCGCCCGCCGACCTGATCCATTACCTGGGCAGCGGCGACCACCACGGCCGCGTGAGCGACATGGCGTACCACAACAGCCTGATGGTGCAGATCTGGAGTTCGCTCGCCTCGCGCGACGTGCGCCTGATGACGGCGGCGCTGCGGGCCTTCCCGCCCAAACCCACCAACACCACCTGGGGCATGTACGTCCGGTGCCACGACGACATCGGCTGGGCGATCAGCGACGCCGATGCAGAGCGGGTCGGCATGAGTGGCCCCGGACACCGCCACTTCCTGTCGGACTTCTACAGCGGCGAGTTCCCCGGTTCCTTCGCGCGCGGCCTGGTGTTCCAGTACAACCCGCAGACCGGCGACCGGCGCATCAGCGGCAGCGGCGCCAGCCTCGCCGGGCTGGAAAGCGCGCTGGACGCCGGGAACCACACCTGGGCCGAGTACGCCGTGCGCCGCATCCTGCTCTCGCACGCCGTGATTCTGGGCTTCGGCGGGGTGCCCCTGCTGTACATGGGCGACGAACTCGCCATGCTGAACGACTACACCTACGAAACCACGCCCGAGCACGCCGCCGACAACCGCTGGGTGCACCGCCCCCGCATGAACTGGAGCCAGGCCGAGAGCGTGACTGCCGACCCGTCGTCGCCCGGCGCGCAGGTCAACGCGGGCCTGCGGCAACTGATCCAGGCGCGCAAGCACCTGCCGCACCTGCACGCCAGCGTGGAATCCGAGGCGCTCGACAGCCCCGATCCCTGCGTGCTGCTGCTGCGCCGCGACCATCCCTCAGGCCGCTTCCTGGGCGTGTACAACTTCAGCGAGCACCGCATCCAGTTCCCCGCGTACGCCCTGCGTGACCAGGTGGGCGAGTTCGCGCTCGATCACCTGACCGGCAGCGGCTTCAGCCTGTACCGCCCGACCATCACCCTGGAACCCTTCCGTGCGCTGTGGCTCACCCCGACCCAGATGACCATATGAGTCGCCCCGGCCGGACACGTGTTCCCACCGAGGCCCTCCTGACGGCCGCCCGTAGCGCTGCCGACCGCCTGACCCACCTGTCCCGCGACCCGGACGTGCGCCGCGAGGCCGGGAACGTCGCGCAGGCCATGGGAAAGCTGCTCGAAGCGATCAGGAACGCGGGTCAGACGCCACGTAAATGAGCTGACAGACCTCACTCCGGGGCGGATAAGCCAGGTGGCCTGTCCGCCCCATCTGCGTGCCGGACGGTGGTCATGATCCGGTACCATCGTGGGGTTCACGGGAGGTTCCTCATGAAGCGATTCGCCCATGCCTGTACCCAGTGGTTCGCCTGCCCCACGGTCACTGCCGACTGAACCCGGCTCCACGAACTGGAACCCGTGACCGGCCCCGTCCGAGGTCATCCCTTGCCCAGCTTTACCCTCCAGGCCGCAACGCTGGCTACCCTGCCCGAGCTGTACGCACTGAATCCCGATGCCGTCGAGAACGCCCGGCTCCTCAAGACCTTGCGCGGCAAGATTGAACGCGGCGAGGCTCACCTGTCGAACACCCTGATTCTCCGCACGGCACGGGGCGTCGAGGGCACCGTCTTCTTCGGCCCTGCTCCGCACCCATACGTCTTTCCCGACCTTCGCACCGACGCCCCCGCTGAAGCCATTACGGCGTTCCTGCGGACGCTGCGCCGAAAGCTTCAGGGCACGTCCGAGCGCCAGCTCGTGCTGGACAGCGCCCGTGCCGATGTCTCCACAGAAGCCGTGCTCAGCGCGGGCTGGGCATTGGACGATTCCCAAGTGGTCTACGAAACGGATCTGCGCGCGTTCACGTGGCGTGGCTCCCCGATCCGGAGGTACGCCCGCTGGACGCCGGACGGCCGGACGTACAGGCCGCGCTGAGCGACCTCGGACGCGCAGATCTGGCCCTGCGGGACGGCTGGACACTGCACGGCCTGTTTCGCGGCCAGGAGCTCGTGGCGCTGGGTGCCCACGGAGCCAGTGGCCGCCCCGGTGGCGTGTTCGAGGCAAGCATCGACATGATCGGTGTCCGTCCAGCCTTCCGGGGACAGGGCCTTGGACGGCGGCTGCACGCGCACCTGCTCGGGCGTGCGGCAGAGCGCCACGACTGGCACCGGGGCGGAACGGGTGCCGACAACCACGCCATGCGCCGTATCTTCGAGCACAGTGGTTCCGTGCTCCTGGGCACGCAGCGCTATTTCCGGCAGCCTTGACCCGTTCCCTGCTCCTCGCGTATAGTTCTCTCTTGGTCAAGTGGGGCAGGGCGACCAACGGCTGACCCCGGTCAGCGGCCCGCACCCCAGACAGAAGCCTCCGGACTGGAGTGCGACTGGACTAGCAAGGAGGGCTCCCATGCCCAAAATGAAGACCCACAAGATGGCCGCGCGCCGGATCAAGATCACCGGTACGGGCAAGGTCATGGCGTTCAAGAGTGGCAAGCGCCACCAGAACACCGGCAAGAGCGGCGACGAGATCCGCGGCAAGGGCAAGGGCTTCGTCCTGGCCAAGAGCGAATGGGCCCGCATGAAACTCATGCTGCCGAAGGGGAAGTGAGTTAAATGCCACGCGCCAAGACCGGGATCATCCGCCGCCGCCGTCACAAGAAAGTCCTGAAGCGCGCCAAGGGCTTCTGGGGCAGCCGCAGCAAGCAGTACCGCAATGCCTTCCAGACGCTGCTGAACGCGGCGACCTACGAGTACCGCGATCGCCGCAACAAGAAGCGTGACTTCCGCCGCCTGTGGATCCAGCGCATCAACGCTGGGGCCCGCCTGCACGGCATGAGCTACTCGGTGTTCATCGGCGGCCTGAAGAAGGCCGGGATCGACCTGAACCGTAAGGTGCTGGCCGATCTGGCCGCCCGTGAGCCGGAAGCCTTCAAGGCTCTGGTCGACGCCGCGAAAGCCGGCAAGTAAGCCAACGCTCCACGCTGAACGCCGCCTCCAGTGATGGGGGCGGCGTTGTGCTGGTTCTCGAGGGCAGTTCCCGACTCAGGGTTCGAAGGTGTCCTGGAAGGCGTAGCGATCGCCGCGCACCCAGTAGTTCACGTAACTGGCGCGGCGCTGCCCGCTGTACGTGGTGCGGCGCAGCAGGAAGGCGGCGGTGCCGAGGGGCACGCGCAGCAGTTCCGCTTCCTCCTGGCGCAGGTTCACCGCTTCCAGGTTCTGCTCGACGCGCTGGAGGGGAACGCCGA comes from Deinococcus sp. KSM4-11 and encodes:
- a CDS encoding ABC transporter substrate-binding protein: MQRVLLPLLTLSLIASASAQQARELRLGVFPNVTHAAALVGVQRGLIQKNLPDGVKLVVTEFANGSQVNEAYAAGAIDAAYVGPGPAMNAFMRGVPIQVIAGAANAGAVLVARGDTGIRNVKALAGKKVAVPTRGSTQDISLRHLLHENGLKASDEAGANGSAVTIVPIDPANMPAAFASKQVDAALVQEPWGAVMETQGAKLVANEKAIWAGGNYTTTVLTVNTKYAAANPDTVKGLLRGHLAAIAFIQGSNAGAQKAIADQIYTFTGKRPNANELFKALARTKVTWDINLTTLGEYAQLNKEAGFARDVPDLSKFVDLSVIRSLTK
- a CDS encoding DinB family protein, yielding MTSVLTPEADAALRAHVRALLTSPQAHGMLDDVLKDFPTARAGERLHGLPYSASEILWHLRFTQRDILDFVRDETYGHTNWPDGYWPHDPESSAREWDAQVAAFHSDMDALIALLDDPATDLLAVVPNGVGAGGQTWLREFLVVADHNAYHVAQLALLRRLLDRAD
- a CDS encoding tetratricopeptide repeat protein encodes the protein MPDEEFVSRIEALAAERPDGDAAALFERACAQDSTGHADRAVPLYRAALAAGLTGIRRRRAVIQLSSSLRNIGGAQESLRLLSAEREHPSDELDDAVAAFLALTLADLGREREALSLALSALAPHLPRYQRSVGNYGSSLTG
- the proS gene encoding proline--tRNA ligase — its product is MTSDGSKGKGQDKKAQQYGVTPQSVDFNDWYNEVVKKADLADNSPVAGAMVVRPYGSALWENIVRWLDDRFKASGHESLVFPTLIPLSFIMKEADHVEGFAPELFTVNKIGTEVLAEPYVMRPTSETIIGHMWAGWLNSYRDLPFLHYQWGSVFRAELRTKAFLRTSEFYWHEGHTAHADEAEARAEVRMILDLYHEFCRDVLALPVVRGEKTASERFAGAVATYSIEGMMRDGKALQSGTSHYLGQNFSRAFEVKYQTREQKEEFAHTTSWAISSRIIGAIIMTHGDDFGLIMPPRIAPVQVVVIPVGRKDNFDEMVAEGEKLAAELRAQGLRVKVDKRDGVTNGFKYNDWELKGVPVRVELGPRDLESGVVVVKNRNGDEKETLNRANAVSGMTARLDGIHDWLLARATDYMLAHTLDVNDYDAFKTAIEAGNWVRAYHCGDADCEKAIKDDTKATTRNIPLDDAEFFSEKGEGTCVRCGKPSAYGKRVIFGRQY
- a CDS encoding DUF2171 domain-containing protein, with the protein product MTQNQAGEITDRIAQDLKERLAKDGEHLQVKDVNGEHVGTVDHLDGDQLRLTKSDSADGQHHMVPLSQVESMDDVAVYLNVEHSAIA
- a CDS encoding alpha-amylase family protein, whose product is MLNSELGAQLRLAFDDDRDADTFLMRLDRYGPELVASLRAVYGDRTDALLDTLIPVLLHAFHTRPADLKRLDEARLLRPDWLQGPDVVGYVAYTDRFAGTLKGVGQHLDYLQGLGVTYLHLMPLLKPRDGENDGGYAVQDYRAVRDDLGTMDDLSALARDLRARGISLVLDLVLNHVAQEHEWAVKARAGDPAFRDYFYLYPDRTQPDAFEKTLPEVFPDFAPGNFTWNEPAKAWVWTTFNTYQWDLNWSTPAVFQEFVDIILHLANRGVEVFRLDAIAFIWKRLGTDSQNQPEVHHLTRALRACARIVAPAVAFKAEAIVAPADLIHYLGSGDHHGRVSDMAYHNSLMVQIWSSLASRDVRLMTAALRAFPPKPTNTTWGMYVRCHDDIGWAISDADAERVGMSGPGHRHFLSDFYSGEFPGSFARGLVFQYNPQTGDRRISGSGASLAGLESALDAGNHTWAEYAVRRILLSHAVILGFGGVPLLYMGDELAMLNDYTYETTPEHAADNRWVHRPRMNWSQAESVTADPSSPGAQVNAGLRQLIQARKHLPHLHASVESEALDSPDPCVLLLRRDHPSGRFLGVYNFSEHRIQFPAYALRDQVGEFALDHLTGSGFSLYRPTITLEPFRALWLTPTQMTI
- a CDS encoding GNAT family N-acetyltransferase; this translates as MAWLPDPEVRPLDAGRPDVQAALSDLGRADLALRDGWTLHGLFRGQELVALGAHGASGRPGGVFEASIDMIGVRPAFRGQGLGRRLHAHLLGRAAERHDWHRGGTGADNHAMRRIFEHSGSVLLGTQRYFRQP
- the rpmI gene encoding 50S ribosomal protein L35, yielding MPKMKTHKMAARRIKITGTGKVMAFKSGKRHQNTGKSGDEIRGKGKGFVLAKSEWARMKLMLPKGK
- the rplT gene encoding 50S ribosomal protein L20 — encoded protein: MPRAKTGIIRRRRHKKVLKRAKGFWGSRSKQYRNAFQTLLNAATYEYRDRRNKKRDFRRLWIQRINAGARLHGMSYSVFIGGLKKAGIDLNRKVLADLAAREPEAFKALVDAAKAGK